The genome window TATATGTCTCCTCTTCGGCAGCAGGATGAATCCATTCTTTCTTTTTCTCATTTAAAAAATCGCCCTCAGGCAGGTCTTTCTGATAGGAAAACGGCTCAATCATCTTGCCAAGCAGACGGTTCTTTATGCCGCTCGGATCATAAAGAACTTTCAGCGCTCTGATCATATCCCGATAAGAATCATTGATATACCCGCTCCTAAGCTGACTGTGCTCTTCCGGAAAATAGAATTCGATCAACTTCGCCAGCAATTCCTCAATTTCAGGGTAAAGATCAGGCCCAAGGTCAATCTCTTTATAAACCGGGGTCTTATACGTCTCTATTTTCCGGTATCGCTTCATGAGCAGTGTATCTATGATAATTTCGAGCTTCTGATGCCGGTTCCCTTCTGTTCCTGCCCGGTAATTGATATAAGGATGCGCCGTCCTGTCGAGTATGTGATGCGTGACAAACCCGCCAATGTAAGCCTTTGTTAGAATATCCGTTTTCATACCATCCTCAATCATATCCATAAGGAAACTGCCGCAATATTTGTGGTGGATTCGATCGCCGATTACTGCCGCTCCATCTTTTTGCCACGGAAAAAAGCGGTGGTAAAAAAACGGGTCGGGTCCCTGACAGCCCAGCTGGTAGGCGGTTTTTTCCTGTCCGGCCGGCTTGAATCCCCCTTCTTCGGCGGTTCTGTTTCCAAATAAAATGTGTGTCCATACGTTTGGCATCACAAATCACCTCTTTGGTCCTGAATCGGAAGGCGAACGCAGAAGGTGGTACCTTGGCCAGGTTCACTTTCGACTTCAATCCTTCCTCCGTGCTCCTTAACTATTTTATAGCTTACCATTAAACCAAGTCCGGTGCCTTTTTCTTTTGTTGTATAAAATGGTTCACCAACCCGTTTTAATTTTTCATCAGGAATTCCTTTGCCCTCATCCTTTATCGAGATGACAAGTTCCTTATCCGCTTCGTTTTTAACTTCAACAAATAGGTTCCCTCCATTTTCCATCGCCTCAATCCCGTTTTTCACGAGATTTAGAAATACCTGTTTCAATTGATTTTCAATACACGGAATATCCGGTAATTCCTCAGAAAAGCGGGCGTGGATCTGGATATTATTTAAATTTGCCTCCGCTTTCATAATTTCCAGAGTCTGCGCCATCATGACAGATACATCTTGATATTTAAAAATGTGGGCCTGGGGGCGGGCAAGGTATAAAAACTCAGTTGTAATGGATTCAATCCGCTGCAATTCCGAATTTACAATCTGAAAATAGCTCTTTTCCGCTTCATTTATGGAATCATTCTCCAGCAGTCTGATAAATCCTTTGATTGAGGTGAGAGGGTTACGGATTTCATGACCGATTCCGGCCGCCAACTCTCCAAGGACATTAAGCGTTTCAGATTTCCTGATTTTTTCTTCCATTTCTTTTTTCTCTGTCAAATCGCGGAACGCAATAAGGTGAAGTCCTGGATAAATATCCTTGCTGGCGGAAAACTCAATCGCCCGCTTTTGCCCGTTAAGCTTCGTCAATTCCACTTCACCTTCCACAGCCCCGTCCTTGCACGCTTCCCTCCAGTATCTGAGAACCGTTTTCAGCTGGCCGGCCGTGAAAAAGTCAGTAAAATGATAACGTTTAATGCCGGTGTCAGGAATTCCGACGATATGTTTTGCCGCTGGGTTGAGTTCAGCGTGATAGCCGTCCTGATCAATTAATGCAAAGCCGTCCAGTGCCTTATTGAACAATCCTTTCAATTTCCTTTCGTTACGGGATAAATCTTGTATCATTTTGTGGCGTGCGGTCACATCCCTAATGATGACAAGACCCGCTCCTTCCGTAATTTCACGTCTCATCGTAAGTTCAATTTGTTTTTTCTTTCCGTTGAGGAGCCGAAAAGACGCTTCAAGCCGCAAGAAGCCTTTTCTCATCAGTTCTCTGACATAATTTGCTGCTGCTTC of Bacillus marinisedimentorum contains these proteins:
- a CDS encoding zinc dependent phospholipase C family protein: MPNVWTHILFGNRTAEEGGFKPAGQEKTAYQLGCQGPDPFFYHRFFPWQKDGAAVIGDRIHHKYCGSFLMDMIEDGMKTDILTKAYIGGFVTHHILDRTAHPYINYRAGTEGNRHQKLEIIIDTLLMKRYRKIETYKTPVYKEIDLGPDLYPEIEELLAKLIEFYFPEEHSQLRSGYINDSYRDMIRALKVLYDPSGIKNRLLGKMIEPFSYQKDLPEGDFLNEKKKEWIHPAAEEETYTASFEELMEHAEEEASRILKVIQLYWLGDQTLYPRLKELIGNISYDTGKSCEGSYENRIFDPIL
- a CDS encoding PAS domain-containing sensor histidine kinase: MNPNGEADVVEERISRLEEELQQLYSSRAKSGRKMKFSPSKKERAGRSGPSLYRTAFELSDDAIIFLDHSFRITRANPSACRFFGRNEEELLGKYIKTFIPVIAYDLFRTHAENYMAEKEVKGDMPILLPDNTERVGLFTLAEDSWTGLPVLVMKDITKQNELNFLLEIYSKSFTDLFENSLDGFVIYDKERTIINANSAACRKFEISKEEFVGKSFNEFIDSEAIPSAQALRKQVDEEGAIRVEFPFKLLNGKRKYFDCSTKADVFGGLYITAFRDTTERRRIERELAEKETKFRAIFENALDGILLWDENLNILEANTAASDILEVPAEMLPDYNLFDFVKEKNKEAAANYVRELMRKGFLRLEASFRLLNGKKKQIELTMRREITEGAGLVIIRDVTARHKMIQDLSRNERKLKGLFNKALDGFALIDQDGYHAELNPAAKHIVGIPDTGIKRYHFTDFFTAGQLKTVLRYWREACKDGAVEGEVELTKLNGQKRAIEFSASKDIYPGLHLIAFRDLTEKKEMEEKIRKSETLNVLGELAAGIGHEIRNPLTSIKGFIRLLENDSINEAEKSYFQIVNSELQRIESITTEFLYLARPQAHIFKYQDVSVMMAQTLEIMKAEANLNNIQIHARFSEELPDIPCIENQLKQVFLNLVKNGIEAMENGGNLFVEVKNEADKELVISIKDEGKGIPDEKLKRVGEPFYTTKEKGTGLGLMVSYKIVKEHGGRIEVESEPGQGTTFCVRLPIQDQRGDL